One stretch of Halobaculum marinum DNA includes these proteins:
- a CDS encoding 2Fe-2S iron-sulfur cluster-binding protein, which translates to MPHAVTLEWRDGRSATVEVRDAETVIDATERAGLGVPYGCLYGACATCTGRLLEGDLVHVDRPRGLKPRHRLDGYVLLCVAEPRSDCRIEVGAAVQADLVPNPWR; encoded by the coding sequence ATGCCCCACGCGGTCACCCTGGAGTGGCGCGACGGTCGGTCCGCGACCGTCGAGGTCCGGGACGCCGAGACGGTGATCGACGCGACCGAGCGTGCGGGTCTCGGCGTCCCCTACGGCTGTCTGTACGGCGCCTGCGCCACCTGCACCGGGCGCCTGCTGGAGGGTGACCTCGTCCACGTCGACCGTCCGCGGGGGCTGAAACCCCGGCACAGACTGGACGGGTACGTCCTACTCTGTGTGGCCGAACCGCGTTCTGACTGCCGGATCGAGGTCGGCGCGGCGGTCCAGGCCGACCTCGTGCCGAACCCGTGGAGGTGA